The following are from one region of the Deltaproteobacteria bacterium genome:
- a CDS encoding glycosyltransferase family 2 protein, whose translation MYQGRRVAAVVPAYKEARHIAEVIRRMPQWIDDIVVVDDCSDDDTARVAVDVGDARVQVIRNPQRQGVGGATVAGWRQALAVNADIAVKVDGDGQMAPERIGELLAPLIEQNYDYAKGNRFLDTVALRQMPPVRLLGNFLLTFLTKLASGYWSIFDPQNGFVAITADALRRLDLDRLTRDFFFENDVLIHLNVHSCRVKDVAIPAQYGSEESKLRIERVLFTFPWSLFKGFWFRVYEKYVVRDFSAIGVFWCAGAPLLTWGVAFGLYTWAKSIATGHVSTTGTVMLSVLPFLVGFQLVLQAIILEIRESPR comes from the coding sequence ATGTACCAAGGGCGGCGCGTCGCGGCGGTCGTCCCGGCGTACAAAGAGGCGCGGCACATCGCGGAAGTCATCCGCCGCATGCCGCAGTGGATCGACGACATTGTCGTGGTCGACGATTGCAGCGACGACGACACCGCGCGCGTGGCCGTCGACGTTGGCGATGCGCGCGTGCAGGTGATCCGCAATCCGCAACGGCAAGGGGTCGGCGGCGCCACGGTGGCGGGCTGGCGTCAGGCGCTCGCCGTAAACGCCGACATCGCTGTGAAGGTCGATGGCGATGGGCAGATGGCGCCCGAGCGCATCGGGGAGTTGCTCGCGCCGCTGATCGAGCAGAACTACGACTACGCCAAGGGCAATCGCTTTCTCGACACGGTGGCGTTGCGCCAGATGCCGCCGGTGCGCTTGCTCGGCAACTTTCTCCTCACCTTCCTCACCAAGCTGGCGTCGGGTTACTGGAGCATCTTCGATCCCCAGAACGGCTTCGTCGCCATCACCGCCGACGCGCTACGCCGGCTCGACCTCGATCGGCTGACGCGCGACTTCTTCTTCGAGAACGACGTGCTCATTCATCTCAACGTCCATAGTTGTCGGGTGAAGGACGTGGCGATCCCGGCGCAGTACGGCAGCGAGGAATCGAAACTCCGCATCGAGCGCGTGCTGTTCACCTTCCCCTGGTCGTTGTTCAAAGGCTTCTGGTTCCGCGTCTACGAGAAGTATGTCGTGCGCGACTTCTCCGCCATCGGCGTGTTCTGGTGCGCTGGCGCGCCGCTGCTGACATGGGGCGTGGCCTTCGGCCTCTACACGTGGGCGAAATCGATCGCGACCGGTCACGTGTCGACCACCGGCACCGTGATGCTCAGTGTGCTGCCGTTCTTGGTGGGCTTTCAGTTAGTGCTGCAGGCGATCATTTTGGAAATTCGCGAAAGCCCGCGCTGA
- a CDS encoding glycosyltransferase family 39 protein, producing the protein MHDTTRHRVLLSVGAIALVWAEASIHAHSQWPLASAVLVIAALALARRLGAPPAESDDIVIMHARSQWRRVAGVAVALAGMVVAAAATNRLAEHWEASFDRWAPLAVLGIALWSIGIALADWRERPFTTGRDAMPGWERWALLAVVVLAFALRFYRYGYFPPPGGICAIEEPQTGQAAWDILRGARPWEFLFDRWLAAAGLAIGGANLTALRVPFTIFSALTVVPLYFLLRCLVSRTVALAVALLFVVCHWHLIYARYAHNIYFTTFLVVVVLYLLVRARRDSRLAFYPWIGFIAASTLFAYAGYRGTTVLVGIFLLGSLIVDVRRYRAALTPSRRQRTRTWLQRQVLASGIVALAYLVPAIPLLNVVNRSPGGLTYYVEAANRSLADSDYYSQSFAHVMKQRLVRLRDSAMIFHHVGEDWVTMNLPRAPMLDPASGALFTVALFYCLGYPRRRQQGYIAAVFLLMMLGGAVFVHNLDVRRLQQVIPIIFVLIALLLERVREVVGTNARGQRVFLGLLGITLVVGYARNIDVYFRKMINAPEVRAGFHNQYTVALEYLRALPNDAYLLLVADIDNFFLPSDYEWLRGSRVPGMMTTDLQPLLVDQAAPWRGRNLYVLMEDPYASNDLAAFLTEQFPNTECEAINAPDHAGVHFIGCHVVLAESRTSDPHIQWIGQGGVRARYYHGEEAEPFLDRIEPVIDYALMPDACRITESHDPAPCRVTWEAMWGVEQELQTFVRFDFRQSHAELSIDGVRAAGNALHLAPGAHTITITAHMETNESPGLRARWRAPGANHLELLPFYRVTKPR; encoded by the coding sequence ATGCACGACACGACACGACACCGGGTGTTGCTGAGCGTGGGCGCGATCGCCTTGGTGTGGGCTGAAGCATCGATCCACGCCCACAGTCAGTGGCCGCTCGCCAGTGCGGTGTTGGTGATCGCCGCGCTCGCACTGGCGCGACGGCTCGGTGCGCCGCCTGCGGAGTCGGACGATATCGTGATCATGCACGCTCGATCGCAATGGCGGCGGGTCGCCGGGGTTGCCGTCGCGCTCGCTGGCATGGTGGTGGCCGCTGCCGCGACCAACCGGCTCGCCGAGCACTGGGAAGCGAGCTTCGATCGGTGGGCACCGCTCGCAGTGTTGGGGATTGCGCTGTGGTCGATCGGCATCGCGCTCGCCGATTGGCGCGAGCGGCCGTTCACCACCGGGCGCGACGCGATGCCGGGCTGGGAACGCTGGGCGTTGCTCGCAGTCGTCGTGCTCGCCTTCGCGTTGCGCTTCTATCGTTACGGCTACTTCCCGCCGCCCGGCGGCATCTGCGCGATCGAGGAGCCGCAGACCGGCCAAGCCGCGTGGGACATTCTCCGCGGCGCGCGGCCGTGGGAGTTTCTGTTCGACCGCTGGCTGGCGGCGGCCGGGCTCGCCATTGGCGGTGCCAACCTCACGGCGTTGCGGGTGCCGTTCACCATCTTCAGCGCGCTCACAGTTGTGCCGCTCTATTTTCTATTGCGCTGCCTGGTCTCGCGCACGGTCGCGCTCGCCGTCGCGTTGCTGTTCGTGGTCTGCCACTGGCACCTGATCTACGCACGCTATGCCCACAACATTTACTTCACGACCTTCCTGGTCGTGGTCGTGCTCTACCTCCTGGTGCGGGCGCGGCGCGACAGCCGGCTAGCGTTCTACCCGTGGATCGGATTCATTGCCGCCTCCACGCTGTTCGCTTACGCCGGTTACCGCGGCACGACGGTCCTGGTCGGCATTTTCCTGCTGGGGTCGCTGATCGTCGATGTGCGACGGTACCGTGCGGCCCTGACGCCGTCGCGACGACAGCGGACGCGCACGTGGCTGCAGCGTCAAGTCTTAGCCAGCGGCATCGTCGCGCTCGCGTATCTGGTGCCGGCGATTCCGTTGCTCAACGTCGTCAACCGCTCGCCCGGCGGGCTGACCTACTATGTCGAGGCCGCCAATCGCTCGCTCGCCGACTCCGACTACTACAGCCAATCCTTCGCGCACGTGATGAAGCAACGCCTGGTGCGGCTGCGCGACAGCGCGATGATCTTTCACCACGTCGGGGAAGATTGGGTGACGATGAACCTGCCGCGCGCGCCGATGCTCGATCCGGCCAGCGGCGCGCTGTTCACGGTCGCGTTGTTTTACTGCCTCGGCTACCCGCGGCGCCGGCAGCAGGGCTACATCGCCGCCGTGTTCCTGCTGATGATGTTGGGCGGCGCGGTGTTCGTGCACAACCTCGACGTGCGCCGGCTGCAGCAAGTGATTCCGATCATCTTCGTGTTAATCGCGCTCCTGCTCGAGCGCGTACGCGAGGTCGTCGGCACCAACGCGCGTGGGCAACGCGTCTTCCTCGGACTGCTCGGGATTACACTGGTGGTCGGCTACGCGCGCAACATCGACGTGTACTTCCGCAAGATGATCAACGCGCCGGAAGTGCGCGCGGGTTTTCACAACCAGTACACCGTGGCTCTGGAATACCTGCGCGCGCTGCCGAACGACGCGTATCTGTTGTTGGTAGCGGACATCGACAACTTTTTTCTCCCCAGCGACTACGAATGGCTGCGCGGTAGCCGCGTCCCGGGCATGATGACCACCGACCTGCAGCCGCTGCTCGTCGACCAAGCCGCGCCGTGGCGCGGCCGCAACTTGTACGTCCTGATGGAAGACCCGTACGCGTCCAACGACCTCGCCGCGTTCCTCACCGAACAGTTTCCCAACACCGAGTGCGAAGCAATCAACGCGCCCGATCATGCGGGCGTGCACTTCATCGGCTGCCACGTCGTGCTCGCCGAGTCGCGAACTTCCGACCCCCACATTCAATGGATCGGTCAAGGCGGGGTGCGCGCGCGTTACTATCACGGCGAAGAGGCCGAGCCGTTCCTTGATCGTATCGAGCCGGTGATCGACTACGCGCTGATGCCCGACGCCTGTCGCATCACCGAGAGTCACGACCCGGCGCCCTGCCGCGTCACCTGGGAGGCGATGTGGGGCGTCGAGCAGGAGCTGCAGACATTCGTCCGTTTCGACTTCCGCCAATCGCACGCGGAGCTGAGCATCGATGGCGTTCGTGCGGCCGGCAACGCGCTACATCTCGCGCCCGGCGCGCACACGATCACGATCACCGCCCACATGGAGACCAATGAAAGCCCCGGCCTACGTGCGCGCTGGCGCGCGCCGGGCGCGAATCATTTGGAGCTGCTGCCGTTCTATCGCGTCACCAAACCGCGGTGA
- a CDS encoding glycosyltransferase family 2 protein: MRTVVFLLPVYNEAAGLDALLERIRATAEQESWACKVVAVNDGSSDDSNAILIRWQARLPIEIVTHRYNRGLGETLRDGFEWVGDHCAADDIIVTMDADDTHDPSYVKAMLEKIDAGADVVIASRFEPGAEVRGVPHYRELFSTGAYMVLQSALHIPGVRDYACGYRAMRAAIIQTALRRFGGRLIELREWGFICTAEVLWKLSRCGARCAEIPFVLRYDLKASPSKMRALRTIAGYGLLAWKGVGARLTRPA; encoded by the coding sequence ATGCGAACCGTGGTCTTCCTTTTGCCGGTCTACAACGAGGCGGCCGGTCTCGACGCGCTGCTCGAACGCATTCGCGCGACCGCGGAACAGGAGTCATGGGCGTGCAAAGTAGTCGCCGTCAATGACGGCAGCAGCGACGATAGCAACGCGATCTTGATCCGCTGGCAAGCGCGCCTGCCGATCGAGATCGTCACCCACCGCTACAATCGCGGACTGGGTGAAACGTTGCGCGACGGCTTCGAGTGGGTCGGCGATCATTGCGCTGCCGACGATATCATCGTGACCATGGACGCCGACGACACTCACGACCCGAGTTACGTCAAGGCGATGTTGGAGAAGATCGATGCCGGCGCCGACGTGGTGATTGCCTCGCGTTTCGAGCCCGGCGCCGAGGTGCGCGGGGTGCCGCACTATCGCGAACTGTTCAGTACCGGCGCCTACATGGTGTTGCAGAGCGCGTTGCACATTCCCGGTGTGCGCGACTACGCCTGCGGCTACCGCGCCATGCGCGCGGCGATCATTCAAACGGCGCTGCGGCGCTTCGGCGGCCGGCTAATCGAGTTGCGCGAGTGGGGATTCATCTGTACGGCTGAGGTGCTGTGGAAGCTGAGCCGTTGCGGCGCGCGCTGCGCCGAGATCCCGTTCGTGTTGCGCTACGACCTCAAGGCCAGCCCGAGCAAGATGCGCGCGCTGCGCACGATCGCGGGTTATGGGCTGCTCGCGTGGAAGGGCGTTGGCGCGCGCCTGACGCGGCCGGCGTAG
- a CDS encoding glycosyltransferase family 39 protein → MTKRTPVLALLALLVILAFAAVLRIYNLRDTPAGLFCDEAALGYNAFAIGTTGYDENGEHFPLFIWSFGGYKNPVYIYSAILPIRLFGLDEFSLRLTSALFGLGTIIVVFFLCRELFSTGVGLLAALALAVCPWHLHFSRIAFELISLPFLFSLGLLFLVRYTKGRRTLAVAFFFFGACLYAYAIAKLFVPVFLVGFGLLYIDQLLKRWRETFLAAIVLAATVAPVVHFDLTHQQGDQYFRTTSFLRPGMPLEEIARHFARNYAQFFSPVFLFQHGDEISRHAVKGHGELYPAFLPVLLLGGLVALVRRDRASKLVLLWLALYPGGASLMNEIPSATRGFIGVVPLCILAGLGAGSVLWAIAWIGRKRLIIIPLQAAALAAAGYVLVPQVLHYLDLYFNEYPKYSAPTYGGFQYGYRDLVKYMEPERGNYRQLMWTATEVNQPYIFALFYRQTDPLQFRHAQDPGYLILEPMETTRYDLSTPILYALRESELRFFSDYTVKQRIVAPGGQTEFVIAEVRARRTYLTQWLSLGLFENMEGAGLRRDEIQPSDVRKDRFTGVFGDIYWRRVQQAYLRIDLNQFYQSADKRHPGNPEYVCAYNYTSVRSPKTQSVFLELIGSDDYARIWLNGTLLTPAPLMLGDKPKRRPIDLVEGDNALLLKSCESVGDWYFAARITDNEGRDIPGIEGHADFPPETAAHKRPHTPPPPAADVQVIEGFDGIEHFGHTQNPYIDYRGGTESWWSYMGDADAQVEWRTAVVPAKKTTVAVFTASLGEEQGAADLYVNGELALSFETDDQTGLHLAERNGYRWVFVQKAMAGGNSGVVYLTVPASAVTPGKPLDLKVVFSSGPPHAWFMIKDYRDTAAHEGVTPAAAAAVGREDWKENEGT, encoded by the coding sequence GTGACCAAGCGAACCCCCGTCCTCGCGCTGTTGGCGCTGCTCGTCATCCTGGCGTTCGCGGCGGTGCTGCGGATCTATAACCTGCGCGACACGCCGGCGGGCTTGTTCTGCGACGAGGCCGCGCTCGGCTACAACGCGTTCGCCATCGGCACCACCGGCTACGACGAGAACGGCGAGCACTTCCCGCTATTCATCTGGTCGTTCGGCGGCTACAAGAATCCCGTCTACATCTATTCGGCGATCTTGCCGATTCGCTTGTTCGGACTCGACGAGTTCAGTTTGCGCCTGACCTCGGCGTTGTTCGGACTCGGCACGATCATCGTCGTCTTCTTCCTCTGCCGCGAACTGTTCTCGACCGGCGTCGGGTTGCTCGCGGCGCTCGCGCTGGCGGTCTGTCCGTGGCACTTGCACTTCAGTCGCATCGCCTTCGAGCTGATTTCGCTTCCGTTCCTGTTCTCGCTCGGGTTGCTGTTTCTCGTGCGCTATACGAAAGGACGCCGAACCCTGGCGGTGGCGTTCTTCTTCTTTGGCGCCTGCCTGTACGCTTATGCGATCGCCAAACTGTTCGTGCCGGTGTTCCTGGTCGGGTTCGGGCTGCTCTACATCGATCAGTTGTTGAAGCGCTGGCGCGAGACCTTTCTCGCGGCGATCGTGCTCGCCGCCACGGTCGCCCCGGTGGTCCACTTCGATTTGACCCATCAGCAGGGCGACCAGTACTTCCGCACCACGTCGTTTCTGCGGCCCGGCATGCCGCTAGAAGAAATCGCGCGGCACTTTGCCCGCAACTATGCGCAGTTCTTCTCGCCGGTGTTTCTATTCCAGCACGGCGATGAAATCTCGCGCCACGCGGTGAAGGGTCACGGCGAACTCTACCCGGCGTTCCTCCCGGTTCTGTTGCTCGGTGGATTGGTGGCGCTGGTGCGGCGCGATCGGGCGTCGAAGCTGGTGCTGCTCTGGCTCGCACTCTATCCCGGCGGCGCGAGTCTGATGAACGAGATCCCGAGTGCGACCCGCGGCTTCATCGGCGTGGTGCCGCTCTGCATCTTGGCCGGACTCGGCGCCGGCAGCGTGCTGTGGGCGATCGCGTGGATCGGCCGCAAACGGCTCATCATCATCCCGTTGCAAGCCGCTGCGCTCGCCGCCGCCGGCTATGTGCTGGTGCCGCAGGTGTTGCACTACCTCGATCTCTACTTCAACGAGTACCCGAAGTACTCGGCGCCGACCTACGGCGGCTTTCAGTACGGCTATCGCGACCTCGTGAAGTACATGGAGCCGGAGCGCGGCAATTACCGGCAGCTCATGTGGACGGCGACCGAGGTCAATCAGCCTTACATCTTCGCGCTCTTCTATCGCCAGACCGATCCGCTCCAGTTCCGTCACGCGCAGGACCCCGGTTACCTCATCCTCGAGCCGATGGAGACGACGCGCTACGACCTCTCGACGCCGATCCTCTACGCGCTGCGCGAGTCGGAGCTGCGTTTCTTCAGCGACTACACGGTGAAGCAACGCATCGTCGCACCCGGCGGGCAGACCGAGTTCGTGATCGCCGAAGTGCGCGCGCGCCGTACCTATCTGACGCAGTGGCTCAGCCTCGGCTTGTTCGAGAATATGGAGGGCGCCGGGCTGCGCCGCGATGAGATCCAACCGTCCGACGTCCGCAAAGACCGCTTCACCGGCGTCTTCGGCGATATCTACTGGCGGCGCGTGCAACAGGCGTATCTGCGCATCGATCTCAATCAGTTCTATCAATCCGCCGACAAACGCCATCCCGGCAATCCCGAATACGTGTGCGCCTACAACTACACCTCGGTGCGATCGCCGAAGACGCAGTCGGTGTTCCTCGAATTGATTGGCTCGGACGATTACGCGCGCATCTGGCTCAACGGCACGCTGCTGACCCCGGCGCCGTTGATGCTCGGCGATAAGCCGAAACGGCGGCCGATCGATTTGGTCGAGGGCGACAACGCGCTGCTGCTCAAAAGTTGCGAGAGCGTCGGCGATTGGTACTTTGCCGCTCGCATCACCGACAATGAAGGCCGCGACATCCCCGGTATCGAAGGTCACGCCGACTTCCCGCCCGAGACGGCCGCACACAAGCGGCCGCACACTCCGCCACCGCCGGCCGCCGATGTGCAAGTGATCGAAGGCTTCGATGGCATCGAGCACTTTGGCCACACCCAGAATCCCTACATCGACTATCGCGGCGGCACTGAATCGTGGTGGTCGTACATGGGCGACGCCGACGCTCAGGTTGAATGGCGCACCGCGGTGGTGCCCGCAAAGAAGACGACGGTGGCCGTGTTCACCGCGTCGTTGGGTGAGGAGCAAGGCGCCGCCGACTTGTACGTCAATGGCGAGTTGGCGTTGAGCTTCGAAACCGACGATCAAACCGGCCTGCACCTCGCGGAGCGCAACGGCTACCGCTGGGTGTTCGTGCAGAAAGCCATGGCCGGCGGCAATTCGGGCGTCGTCTATCTCACCGTGCCGGCGTCGGCGGTGACGCCCGGCAAACCGTTGGACCTCAAGGTGGTGTTTTCGAGCGGACCGCCGCACGCGTGGTTCATGATCAAGGACTACCGTGACACGGCCGCGCACGAAGGTGTGACGCCGGCCGCCGCGGCCGCCGTCGGCCGCGAGGATTGGAAGGAAAACGAGGGGACCTGA